A section of the Symphalangus syndactylus isolate Jambi chromosome 19, NHGRI_mSymSyn1-v2.1_pri, whole genome shotgun sequence genome encodes:
- the LOC129458031 gene encoding acyl-protein thioesterase 1-like, whose amino-acid sequence MSTPLPAIVPAARKATAAVIFLHGLGDTGHGWAEIFAGIRSSHIKYICPHVPVRPVTLNMNMAMPSWFDIIGLSPDSQEDESGIKQAAENIKALIDQEVKNGISSNRIILGGFSQGGALSLYTALTTQQKLAGVTALSCWLPLQASFPQGPISGANRDISILQCHGDYDPLVPLMFGSLTVEKLKTLVNPANVTFKTYEGMMHSSCQQEMMDVKQFIDKLLPPID is encoded by the coding sequence ATGTCAACCCCGCTGCCCGCCATCGTGCCCGCCGCCCGGAAGGCCACTGCTGCGGTGATTTTCCTGCATGGATTGGGAGATACTGGGCATGGATGGGCAGAAATCTTTGCAGGTATCAGAAGTTCACATATCAAATATATCTGCCCGCATGTGCCTGTTAGGCCTGTTACATTAAATATGAACATGGCTATGCCTTCATGGTTTGATATTATTGGGCTTTCACCAGATTCACAGGAGGATGAATCTGGGATTAAACAGGCAGCAGAAAATATAAAAGCTTTGATTGATCAAGAAGTGAAGAATGGCATTTCTTCTAACAGAATTATTTTGGGAGGGTTTTCTCAGGGAGGAGCTTTATCTTTATATACTGCCCTTACCACGCAGCAGAAACTGGCAGGTGTCACTGCACTCAGTTGCTGGCTTCCACTTCAGGCTTCCTTTCCACAGGGTCCTATCAGTGGTGCTAATAGAGATATTTCTATTCTCCAGTGCCATGGGGATTATGACCCTTTAGTTCCCCTGATGTTTGGTTCTCTTACGgttgaaaaactaaaaacattgGTGAATCCAGCCAATGTGACCTTTAAAACCTATGAAGGTATGATGCACAGTTCGTGTCAACAGGAAATGATGGATGTCAAGCAATTCATTGATAAACTCCTACCTCCAATTGATTGA